ACAATGTTCCATCCTCTTTGACCATCCAACCAGTCTCCTACAAGCATGATAAAGATGGAGAGGGCTTTGCCCTGACACTGGACACTAAAGACTTTTCCCCAGAGGAGCTGTCTGTCAAGCAGGTGGGCAGGAAGCTGAGAGTCAGTGGGAAGACAGAGAAGAAGCTGGATGATGGGGAAGGCTCCTACTCTTACAGATGCCAAGAGTTCAGACAAGAGTTTGATCTGCCTGAAAAGGTGAATCCTGAGACAGTCACCTGCTCCCTGGCTCATGACGGGAAACTCCACATTCAGGCACCAAAGAATACATTATCTGGCGAGGAGGAGGTGGCAGAGAGAGTGGTGCCCATCAACTGTAGCCTGGATGTGAAAACCCCACAATTCCTGTCAAAGACAGAGGGAAGCATCACCGACACACAGAAGAAACAAGAGAACACCATTTCAAAGGAGGACTGATTTTTATTTCACTGGATGAAACATTTTCTAATAcatattttttatgttttgaGACTGTATGCATGTACGTTTCATATCTTGTAACAGTCAATATGATATGCTTTTTAATTTaatcaataaaatataaaaaatcagAATTTTGCAGTTGTTATGATCTCTTCAATGGATATCAACATAATGACCATTATCTCTCATCAAAAGTTAACTTTCCAAAAGGCTCACTGGCCTGAAATTTTTCAAtgatcattttcaataaattcaaTTTTCAAAAAGCTCTCCTGAAAATGTTCTGATTCTAACATGTTTATGACATGTTTATAAACCTGACTTCTGAAAACAAATGTCATGTGGACTTGTCAGGATTTGCAATGTAGACCTTTTTGAGCAAGTGTCCTGTTTTAGATCATTGAATGTGAGTGAATAGTTTCCACAACTagaaaatattgtttttatttattaaaattcAGATGTAAATATGTGACAAACATAATGCCAGACAAACATTTTTTCAACTTTCAACAATATTATAAGAACATACAATCGACACATGACCAATATCATAATGCTGTACAATCTGCATTTATTTTATTCAAAATATGATTTCTCCGTGGATTATTTTAGAATGTGTTCAATTACATTTGGACCTTTCTTGCAGTGACGCCTGTGGTGAAAACTCTTTAAAACGTAGCTTGTGATCGTTGGTCCAATTTTGTTCGACTTTGCTGATACTATTGCATGTTACAGAATATGTAATGCTAATGATCCATCAATACTGTAAATGTCAAAAGCAATATTGTTCAAAATACTTTTAAAAGTCATAAATATATTTAAGTTAAGTGAATCATTCATCAGTGAAAGCAATAAAAAGTGATCTGCTTTAAGTACAGCACCACTAATATCTCAGGACTGTGGACTCCATCCAGCTTGTTACTGAACTACCTGATT
The DNA window shown above is from Oncorhynchus tshawytscha isolate Ot180627B linkage group LG20, Otsh_v2.0, whole genome shotgun sequence and carries:
- the LOC112219749 gene encoding heat shock protein 30; its protein translation is MLCSRGFQSSLSPLMDFYWPVRSLWPEVRPLLSQRDLLQRNLLEVKSSLELMAKLQQQIFEELDNVPSSLTIQPVSYKHDKDGEGFALTLDTKDFSPEELSVKQVGRKLRVSGKTEKKLDDGEGSYSYRCQEFRQEFDLPEKVNPETVTCSLAHDGKLHIQAPKNTLSGEEEVAERVVPINCSLDVKTPQFLSKTEGSITDTQKKQENTISKED